TGGTTCAATGATTTGTAATGCATCTCGCATTTGCATTGAGTTACTCGTATCTACTAAATCATTACTTGTTAATCCATAATGTATCCATGGTCTGGCATTTTTACTACATTTTTCACTTAATGATTCTACAAGAGCTGCAGTGTCATGATCACTTTTTACTTCCAACTGTTTAATTCTTTTAGCCGAAATTTTTCCAGACATTGCAATTTTGAATATTTCTTTACCTACACTTTTTGAGATCATTCCTATCTCACTTTGTGAAATTGCAGCTGCTCCTTCAATCTCTAGTTGGTAATCCACTTTCTTCTGTTCACTAAAAATAATCAACATTTCTTTTGTTCCATAACGACCACTATCAATAGGTAAAATTGCCAATAATCTTACTCTTTTTACACAGAAAATAAATCTACTTGTGAACGATTAATTCACTCTATCTCGTAATTCATGGCAATCGCATAAACAACCTTTCTTACATTTCATTCTCTTACAGTCAGAACACACTTTTTTGTTCCAATATGGTGCAGTATTCATATTAGTATCTCTGGGTTGCCTTGAAATTTCCTTTTTTTATCTGAAAGAGGATTTTGATTAAATAAAGTGTCCAAATACCCATTAAAATAAAATATAAAATACTCACATCTGGCTCTTCTGAAATTACATCTTTTTCAACCTCTTCTGGTTGATCAAATGGCGTTACATACACAATACCAAGAAAAATTGGAATCCCGACTAATACAATTAATGGTATTGCCATGATTTTTTAATTATATGGACTATAATTTGAATAAATTTTTGCTACAGAATGAAAATACATGTCTTTGATATCATCTTCAACACAAACTGCTAATAAATTAACAATATCTGACGCTGTAATTATTCCAACTATATTACCATCATCAATAACAGGTAATTTTCTTATGCCTCTATCATGCATCAAGTCTGCTGCAGTTCTAACTGATTCGTCTGAATTTATTGAAAATAGTGGTGATGACATAATTTGTTTTATTGGAGTGCTGATTTGATATGCATGAGCTGCAACTTTTACCGCAAAATCTCTATCTGTAACAATTCCAATTGGCGTGTTTTCTTCCATGACGATGACTGCTCCAACTTTAGAATCTTCCATCATTTTTGCAGTTTCATTCACTGTTAATGATGCATCCACAGAAATTACTGACTTTGTCATTACATCTGCTATTGTCGTTGTTTTTGCGTCTGTCATTTTACAAGTATATTTTCTCTAATTACATATTTTATAGTCGCTTAGAATATCAAAGATGAAAATCATCATAGGCAATATCAACTAAATTTAAATAAAAAATTCCCTAGATTTTGATTATGGGGATTCAAATTAAGAAAATTCTTGTTCCTTTAGATGGTTCTTCTAATTCTTTTCGGGGTCTTGATTTTGCTATTCATATGGCAAGAGAATGCCAGGCAACAATAACTGGTTTGTATGTTGCGGGAATTGCTAAGCCTCGAACTAATGATCCAATAACTCCTTTAGAGAAAATTTTGTTGGATAATGCACAAAAAATTATGAAAAAAGCCAAGTTAAAGTCAGCACAAAAAGGAATTCTCTTTTTTGATAGAGTGACATATGGTGATGATGGAAAAAGAATTGTTGAAACAGCCGAAAAACACAACTTTGATCTTATTGTAATTGGATCTAGAGGTATGGGTGCTGCAAAAGAGATTTTTCTAGGAAGTACATCGAATTACGTACTTCATAAATCCAAAAAACCTGTACTCATAATAAAATAAGTTATCCCAGAAAAAATCTTTAGATTTTAAACATCTGTTCCTGTTATTGTCCAATCTAGTGCTCTAAGAACACCTTGATAATATTTCATAGCGTCCATAGAACCACATTCTACTAATCTTTTTTCAATTTCTTTTCTATATTCTTCAATTTCTTTTTCAGTTTTCATGAATATTTTATCACAACAATATTCGATTCATTAATCTTTTGATTCTAAATTAATCCTTTTTCTAACCTTGAATGAATTCTAACTTCTTGATCTTTTTCGTACAGCTGCATTTTTCTTTGATGATCTGGCTTCTTGTGTCTTTGCTTTTGATTTTGTAACCTTCCCTTCAGGTTTGATGCTTTTTCCACTTCGTCTGGCAGCACGAGAGGTTTCTGCTCTAATTTTTTGTTCTTTTTTTTGCTGTTCTATTTCTTTTTCAGTTAATTTTTTTCTTGCCACAAAGAATAAAGTATTTTATCATAGATAAATTAGATCATCGATTTCATATTTATTTCCAAAATCTTTTTTCGATTCTTCTGATGATTTAAATTGGATTGAAAAGAATTTTTACCAATACTCATGTCTTCTACTACACCAAGAAAAATTGGGGAAAATCAATATCAAATTGATGTCGATTCAAATTTTGGAATGAAAGTTCCTGTTAGGATTTACGCAGATGAACCGTTATTACAAAAAATGTTATCTGATAGAACTATTATGCAGGCACGAAATGTCGCCTCAATTCCTGGAATTGTGGGACATAGTGTTGTTTTGCCTGATGGACATGAGGGTTATGGTTTTCCAGTAGGCGGTGTAGCAGCAATGGATGCTGAAGAGGGAATGATTAGCCCTGGTGGTGTAGGATATGATATCAATTGTGGAGTTAGGTTACTTCGTTCAAATTTAGATGAACAAACAGTTCGTTCTAAACTAAAAGAACTTGTAAATGATCTTTTCAGCTCTATTCCTTCAGGAGTTGGTTCTAAAGGTGCTGTAAAACTTACTCATTCAGAACTTGATGAGGTTTTGGTTAAAGGTGTGAACTGGGCAATTGATCATGGTTATGGTTCATCAAATGATTCGGATGTTTGTGAAGAAAATGGACAAATTCAAAATGCTGATCCAAACAAAGTTTCTGATAAAGCAAGGAAAAGAGGTGCCCCTCAACTTGGTAGCTTGGGTTCTGGAAATCATTTTCTTGAGGTACAAAAGGTTTCAGAAATACATGATGAAAAAGCAGCAAACAGAATGGGAATTAAAGAAGGAACGATAACTGTTTTGATTCATTGCGGTTCTAGAGGTTTTGGTCATCAAGTTTGCAGTGATTATCTTAGAGTTTCAGAACAAGCCATGCAAAAATATGGTATTGATTTGCCTGATAGAGAACTTGCGTGTGTTCCAAACAACTCTGAAGAAGGTGAATCATATAGAAAAGCAATGTTTGCAGCATTAAATTTTGCATGGAGTAATAGGCAAATGCTCACTCACTGGA
This genomic stretch from Nitrosopumilus sp. harbors:
- a CDS encoding CBS domain-containing protein; this encodes MTDAKTTTIADVMTKSVISVDASLTVNETAKMMEDSKVGAVIVMEENTPIGIVTDRDFAVKVAAHAYQISTPIKQIMSSPLFSINSDESVRTAADLMHDRGIRKLPVIDDGNIVGIITASDIVNLLAVCVEDDIKDMYFHSVAKIYSNYSPYN
- a CDS encoding universal stress protein, coding for MGIQIKKILVPLDGSSNSFRGLDFAIHMARECQATITGLYVAGIAKPRTNDPITPLEKILLDNAQKIMKKAKLKSAQKGILFFDRVTYGDDGKRIVETAEKHNFDLIVIGSRGMGAAKEIFLGSTSNYVLHKSKKPVLIIK
- a CDS encoding RtcB family protein; protein product: MSSTTPRKIGENQYQIDVDSNFGMKVPVRIYADEPLLQKMLSDRTIMQARNVASIPGIVGHSVVLPDGHEGYGFPVGGVAAMDAEEGMISPGGVGYDINCGVRLLRSNLDEQTVRSKLKELVNDLFSSIPSGVGSKGAVKLTHSELDEVLVKGVNWAIDHGYGSSNDSDVCEENGQIQNADPNKVSDKARKRGAPQLGSLGSGNHFLEVQKVSEIHDEKAANRMGIKEGTITVLIHCGSRGFGHQVCSDYLRVSEQAMQKYGIDLPDRELACVPNNSEEGESYRKAMFAALNFAWSNRQMLTHWTRNSFERVFHQTESDLDMKLVYDVAHNIAKVENHHVDGKERKLVVHRKGATRAFPANREEIPSKYRDLGQPVLVPGSMGTSSWILLGQPNSMNLSFGSTAHGAGRTMSRSKARRNYTENDVKKSLNDQGIFIKALTRDGVVEETPQAYKDVDAVVNVSHNLGIATKVAKLVPIGVIKG